A genomic segment from Vagococcus zengguangii encodes:
- the recD2 gene encoding SF1B family DNA helicase RecD2 yields METEALYITGSLIAIFFQNPSNFYKVMLIGVEETNTPYEELEIVVTGSFGDMIEGETYQFIGHLVDHPKYGKQFQVETYKKIQPTTENGLVEYLSSDKFPGIGHKTAEKIVETLGDKVIDIIMNEPERLLEVDGMTKKRQQVLTEGVRENYGMEQVIVSLHDYGFGSQLSMAIYQKYKGETLELIQENPYRLCEDIEGIGFKKADQLAENIGIEATSAPRIQAAIQFELLQSSLNDGNTYQEAEVLLERTINLLETSRPVEITPNLVADQIIQLVDEAKIQQEGTKLFENSLYFSEYGIATSIKRLLSRKKRIRYEEEAIDTIIEQLEKQNKMRYGDSQILALKEAIRSPLFVLTGGPGTGKTTVINGIVSLFAGLNDLSLDINDYHNEVFPILLAAPTGRAAKRMNETTGLPASTIHRLLGLNAGEKINIEEIEKLEGGLLIVDEMSMVDTWLANMLLKAIPTNMQVIFVGDKDQLPSVGPGQVLHDFLQVSEIPSCELTDIYRQGDGSTIISLAHGIKNGKLPADLTKNQPDRSFFSCNAVQIEPIIRQIVTKAQTKGFTAQDIQVLAPMYRGVAGIDNINAMMQEIFNANPNGSRKEVKWNDKVYRIGDKVLQLVNEPELNVFNGDMGVITGIIYAKDSENKVDELVIQFDQNEVTYGRNEWSKITLAYCCSIHKSQGSEFKMVIIPMVNQYSRMLQRNLLYTGITRSKELLIMLGEPSAFVKATDNEGTNRLTYLLPRIVEALELDPHVYIESSEETDVSTEPVQEETVEEVVVENPAAPEISLNEEVSISTEKHVDTSITYILTEKLVAQGSISPLIGMAEGITPYDFEPSK; encoded by the coding sequence ATGGAAACAGAAGCACTTTATATTACTGGCTCATTGATTGCCATTTTTTTCCAAAATCCAAGTAATTTTTACAAGGTAATGTTGATTGGCGTGGAAGAAACGAATACGCCGTATGAAGAGTTAGAAATCGTCGTGACTGGGAGTTTTGGTGACATGATTGAAGGCGAGACCTATCAATTTATTGGGCACCTAGTCGATCATCCCAAATACGGCAAACAATTTCAAGTTGAAACGTATAAAAAAATTCAACCTACGACAGAAAATGGACTAGTTGAGTATTTATCAAGCGACAAATTCCCAGGCATTGGTCATAAAACTGCCGAAAAAATTGTCGAAACGCTAGGTGATAAAGTCATCGATATTATTATGAATGAACCTGAGCGTTTACTTGAAGTAGATGGTATGACCAAAAAACGCCAACAAGTCTTAACAGAGGGTGTCCGTGAAAATTACGGGATGGAGCAGGTGATTGTTTCGCTTCATGATTACGGTTTTGGTAGCCAGCTTTCAATGGCAATTTATCAAAAGTATAAAGGGGAAACGCTAGAGCTGATTCAAGAAAATCCGTATCGTCTCTGTGAAGACATAGAAGGGATTGGCTTTAAAAAAGCGGACCAATTAGCGGAAAATATTGGGATTGAAGCAACCTCTGCGCCACGAATCCAAGCCGCCATTCAATTTGAGTTGCTTCAAAGCTCACTCAATGATGGCAATACGTATCAAGAAGCCGAAGTATTGTTGGAACGCACCATTAATTTATTAGAAACGAGCCGCCCTGTTGAAATCACGCCTAATTTAGTGGCAGATCAAATTATTCAGTTAGTGGATGAGGCAAAAATTCAACAAGAAGGCACAAAGTTATTTGAAAATAGTTTGTATTTCTCAGAATACGGCATCGCGACTTCCATTAAACGTTTGTTGTCTCGTAAAAAGCGGATCAGATACGAAGAGGAAGCTATCGATACCATTATTGAGCAACTGGAAAAACAAAATAAAATGCGTTACGGAGATTCGCAAATTTTGGCGTTAAAAGAAGCCATCCGCTCGCCTTTGTTTGTTTTAACGGGTGGACCGGGTACTGGGAAGACAACGGTTATTAATGGTATTGTTTCGTTATTTGCAGGCTTAAATGATTTATCGCTAGATATCAATGACTATCATAACGAAGTCTTTCCTATTTTGTTAGCCGCACCAACAGGTAGAGCTGCGAAGCGCATGAATGAAACGACAGGTTTACCAGCAAGTACGATTCATCGTTTACTAGGCCTGAATGCTGGTGAAAAAATTAATATTGAAGAGATTGAGAAATTAGAAGGTGGCTTGTTAATTGTTGACGAGATGTCGATGGTGGATACATGGTTAGCCAATATGTTACTAAAGGCTATTCCAACGAATATGCAAGTCATTTTTGTAGGCGATAAGGATCAATTGCCGTCGGTTGGTCCCGGTCAAGTGTTGCATGACTTCTTACAAGTCTCGGAGATTCCAAGTTGCGAATTGACTGATATTTATCGTCAAGGGGATGGCTCAACGATTATTTCGTTAGCCCATGGAATTAAAAACGGTAAATTACCTGCTGATTTAACTAAGAATCAACCAGACCGCTCGTTTTTCTCATGTAACGCGGTTCAAATCGAGCCGATTATTCGTCAAATAGTGACAAAAGCTCAGACGAAAGGTTTTACTGCTCAAGATATTCAAGTCTTGGCACCGATGTATCGCGGAGTGGCAGGGATTGACAACATTAACGCGATGATGCAAGAAATCTTTAATGCTAATCCAAATGGTTCACGTAAAGAAGTGAAGTGGAATGATAAAGTTTACCGTATTGGTGATAAAGTGTTGCAGCTTGTGAATGAGCCTGAACTTAATGTCTTTAACGGTGATATGGGGGTCATTACCGGAATTATCTATGCAAAAGATTCAGAAAACAAGGTCGATGAATTAGTGATTCAATTTGATCAAAATGAAGTGACGTACGGTCGTAATGAATGGAGCAAAATTACATTAGCTTATTGCTGTTCGATTCATAAGTCGCAAGGTAGTGAGTTTAAAATGGTCATCATTCCAATGGTGAATCAATACTCACGCATGCTCCAACGTAATTTACTTTATACTGGTATCACGCGTAGTAAAGAGCTGTTAATCATGCTAGGAGAGCCCTCAGCGTTTGTGAAAGCAACTGACAACGAAGGAACTAACCGTTTGACGTATTTATTGCCAAGAATCGTTGAAGCCTTAGAATTAGACCCGCACGTCTACATTGAAAGCAGTGAAGAAACAGACGTGTCAACTGAACCAGTGCAAGAAGAAACAGTTGAAGAGGTGGTAGTAGAAAATCCCGCTGCCCCTGAGATATCACTAAACGAAGAAGTTTCAATATCAACCGAAAAGCATGTTGATACGAGCATCACGTATATTTTGACAGAAAAATTAGTCGCACAAGGAAGCATATCGCCTTTGATTGGGATGGCAGAAGGCATTACGCCTTATGATTTTGAACCATCAAAGTGA
- a CDS encoding DUF805 domain-containing protein, translated as MKKKSYFQVIKNFYKNYVNFSDCTTRRDYWLPVLSYYALSLVGIILSLVIFTVNQTEVTVSEGVETVVKQASAPSIINILAIGLLIFWIVISFVSIIPMFSGVVRRYRDAGLNNRGIVWLVILSVIFSTTGASAQSNNFVQFISFLCGLITFIVLLLPSDYLTSKSSSFARYFYRQ; from the coding sequence ATGAAAAAAAAGAGTTATTTCCAGGTTATAAAAAATTTTTATAAGAATTATGTCAATTTTAGTGATTGCACAACTAGAAGGGACTATTGGTTACCTGTATTGAGCTACTATGCACTCTCTTTGGTGGGGATAATCTTGTCACTAGTTATTTTCACTGTCAATCAAACAGAGGTAACGGTAAGTGAAGGCGTTGAAACGGTTGTGAAGCAAGCGAGTGCACCATCTATCATTAATATCCTAGCCATTGGACTGCTTATATTTTGGATTGTTATTTCATTTGTTTCTATTATTCCAATGTTCAGTGGGGTAGTTCGTCGCTATCGAGATGCTGGCTTAAATAATCGTGGAATTGTATGGTTAGTCATTTTAAGTGTTATATTTTCAACTACGGGAGCATCAGCTCAAAGTAATAACTTTGTCCAATTTATTTCATTTTTATGTGGTTTAATTACTTTTATTGTCTTATTACTGCCGAGCGATTATTTAACAAGTAAATCAAGCTCGTTTGCCCGATATTTTTATCGTCAGTAA
- the murC gene encoding UDP-N-acetylmuramate--L-alanine ligase codes for MDINKEKIYHFVGIKGSGMSALALILHEKGFKVQGSDIEDYVFTQRELEKNNVLILPFNADNIKENMIVIAGNAFLDTHDEIVTAKNLGVEVIRYHKFIGEFIKKFTSIAVTGSHGKTTTSGLLSHVFSGIKPTSYLIGDGTGHGVKGAEYFAFEACEYRRHFLAYQPDYAIITNVDFDHPDYYQGIDDVFDAFQTFAKEVKKGIVAFGEDEQLKKLVADAPIYYYGTSEHNDFKAINIERTTTGSSFEVEFKGQIIGKFEVPSFGIHNVYNALAVIALSHLEGLDDKEVAKELLTFNGVKRRFTEKKVSDMIIVDDYAHHPAEIQATIDGARQKYPEKEIIAVFQPHTFTRTVALIDEFAASLDLADKVYLCDIFGSARETQGEVKIEDLGAKISKGGSVIKEQNVSPLLDHEDAVIIFMGAGDVQKFEIAYEKLLTNTSRNNM; via the coding sequence ATGGATATTAATAAAGAGAAGATTTATCATTTTGTAGGTATTAAAGGGTCAGGTATGAGTGCTTTAGCACTAATTTTGCACGAAAAAGGCTTTAAGGTACAAGGATCAGATATTGAAGACTATGTGTTCACTCAACGTGAATTAGAAAAAAACAACGTATTAATTCTACCATTTAACGCGGATAATATTAAAGAGAACATGATTGTCATTGCGGGAAATGCTTTTTTAGATACACATGACGAAATCGTAACGGCTAAAAACTTAGGAGTTGAAGTCATCCGTTATCATAAATTTATTGGTGAATTCATTAAGAAATTCACGAGTATTGCAGTGACAGGTTCTCATGGGAAAACAACGACATCAGGTTTATTATCCCATGTTTTCAGTGGTATTAAACCAACAAGTTATTTAATTGGGGATGGAACCGGGCACGGGGTTAAAGGGGCAGAATATTTTGCCTTTGAAGCATGTGAATACCGTCGTCACTTCTTAGCTTACCAACCTGATTATGCGATTATTACCAACGTTGACTTTGATCACCCAGACTATTATCAAGGGATTGATGATGTTTTTGATGCGTTCCAAACGTTCGCTAAAGAAGTTAAAAAAGGCATCGTGGCTTTTGGTGAAGATGAGCAATTGAAAAAATTAGTGGCAGATGCGCCAATTTATTATTATGGGACAAGTGAACACAATGATTTCAAAGCGATTAATATTGAGCGCACGACAACAGGTTCGTCTTTTGAAGTTGAATTTAAAGGTCAAATCATCGGGAAGTTTGAAGTGCCATCATTTGGTATTCACAACGTTTACAATGCACTAGCGGTTATTGCCCTAAGCCATTTAGAAGGTTTAGATGACAAGGAAGTAGCCAAAGAATTATTAACGTTTAACGGTGTGAAACGTCGCTTTACTGAGAAAAAAGTGAGTGATATGATTATTGTGGATGATTATGCGCACCATCCAGCTGAAATTCAAGCAACCATCGATGGTGCTCGTCAAAAATATCCTGAAAAAGAAATTATTGCCGTTTTCCAACCTCATACGTTCACACGTACGGTTGCATTAATTGACGAATTCGCGGCATCATTAGATTTAGCAGATAAAGTTTATTTATGTGATATTTTCGGCTCAGCTCGTGAAACACAAGGTGAAGTAAAAATTGAAGATTTAGGCGCTAAAATTTCAAAAGGTGGTTCTGTTATTAAAGAACAAAATGTCTCACCATTATTAGATCATGAAGATGCGGTGATTATTTTCATGGGTGCTGGTGATGTGCAAAAATTTGAAATTGCTTATGAAAAATTATTAACAAATACAAGTCGTAACAATATGTAA
- a CDS encoding Bax inhibitor-1/YccA family protein, with translation MLLLNNHLESNQVVSNKGTLGEFYTRVYAILAVGVMLSSVTAYAVSTVFYEQMASFLANVPFGFGILWIIEIALVLFLGFKSFTKPVMATGGFLLYSFINGITLSVTLMAYGVETMGQAFLAASATFAAMAIFGSRTKKDLSPLGRAAYIALIGIIISMVINFFIGSSAFDLFVTCLTILVFAGLTAYDHQMIKTYYYNAQQNQLSLTGVAVFCALQLYMDFINLLIAFAKIFSRD, from the coding sequence GTGTTGTTGTTGAACAATCATTTAGAATCAAATCAAGTTGTATCGAATAAAGGCACATTAGGAGAGTTTTACACACGCGTTTATGCGATTTTAGCAGTAGGTGTCATGTTAAGTAGTGTGACAGCTTATGCTGTATCGACAGTTTTTTATGAGCAAATGGCAAGTTTCTTAGCTAATGTTCCATTTGGTTTTGGTATACTGTGGATTATCGAAATAGCTTTAGTATTGTTTTTAGGATTTAAATCTTTTACAAAACCGGTCATGGCCACAGGTGGTTTCTTACTATATTCTTTCATTAATGGAATTACATTAAGTGTCACTTTAATGGCTTATGGTGTTGAAACAATGGGACAAGCTTTCCTAGCAGCTTCAGCAACCTTTGCAGCGATGGCGATTTTTGGTAGTCGTACGAAAAAAGATTTATCACCACTTGGTAGAGCGGCTTATATCGCGCTAATCGGGATTATCATCTCAATGGTGATTAATTTCTTCATTGGTAGCTCAGCGTTTGATTTATTTGTCACTTGTTTAACGATTTTAGTGTTTGCTGGTTTAACAGCGTATGATCATCAAATGATCAAAACATACTATTATAACGCGCAACAAAATCAATTGAGTCTAACAGGTGTTGCAGTATTCTGTGCTTTGCAGCTGTATATGGACTTTATCAATTTATTAATTGCTTTTGCGAAAATTTTTAGCAGAGATTAA
- the polA gene encoding DNA polymerase I: MSNKNKLLLVDGNSVAFRAFFALYQSLSRFKNSSGLHTNAIYAFHNMILNVMEKENPTHMLVAFDAGKTTFRHETFEEYKAGRSKTPSEFKEQMPYIREMCTALGIKYYELENYEADDIIGTLAKGVSKDEFEVVVLSGDKDLTQLAEEHIRVEVTVKGVSELESYTPEHIREKYGLEPMQIVDMKGLAGDSSDNLPGVTGIGEKTAITLLKEYGSVEGVYEHIDEMKKSKRKENLINDREQALMCKQLATINIHTPIEVTVDELKYEGKDLEKLVALYKEMDFKTFLSKLDTEDYHDVSEELEDIKYELVTEPTAEMFEDGMSVYLEMLEDNYHLADIIGVSWGNETNRYVAIGDDILSHQAMIAWLEEEKLTKLTYDAKALLVALNRYGIQAKGIQFDSLLAAYLLDTNDKSEDLAEVAYHYNYKAIETDEKVYGKGVKRGVPEEDVLTAHLARKIATLNYLAPVLKAQLAEKNQEELFYEMELPLSFVLAKMEIQGIRVNAQTLMTMQQEFAVTLAEIEARIYELAGEEFNINSPKQLGVILFEKMQLPVIKKTKTGYSTAVDVLEQLRDQAPIVDEILHYRQIAKIQSTYVEGLLKVINPNDNKIHTRYVQTLTQTGRLSSVDPNLQNIPIRLEEGRKIRQAFIPREENWGIFSADYSQIELRVLADISQDEHLRQAFIEDQDIHTSTAMRVFDIQDPEAVDGNIRRQAKAVNFGVVYGISDYGLSQNLGITRKEAKEFIDTYFEKYPGVKRYMKEIVREAKEQGYVETLWHRRRYLPDINSRNFNVRSFAERTAINTPIQGSAADILKLAMIEIDQRLAKEDLQATMLLQVHDELVFEAPKEEIPALEALVKDVMENIGAFSVPLKADSSYGPTWYEAK, encoded by the coding sequence ATGTCTAATAAAAATAAATTATTACTAGTTGATGGCAATAGTGTGGCTTTTCGTGCCTTTTTTGCCCTTTATCAATCACTAAGTCGTTTTAAAAACAGCAGTGGTTTACATACGAATGCTATTTATGCTTTCCATAACATGATTCTTAATGTAATGGAAAAAGAAAATCCTACGCATATGTTGGTAGCGTTTGATGCAGGTAAAACAACGTTCCGTCATGAGACCTTTGAAGAGTATAAAGCGGGTCGTTCAAAAACACCAAGTGAATTCAAAGAACAAATGCCTTATATACGTGAAATGTGTACGGCATTAGGGATTAAATATTATGAACTTGAAAATTATGAAGCGGATGATATTATCGGTACTTTAGCCAAAGGCGTTTCAAAAGATGAATTTGAGGTTGTGGTATTATCTGGAGATAAAGACTTAACGCAGCTAGCTGAAGAGCACATTCGCGTTGAAGTGACGGTGAAAGGCGTTAGTGAATTAGAGTCTTACACACCTGAACATATCCGTGAAAAATACGGATTAGAACCAATGCAAATTGTCGATATGAAAGGTCTAGCAGGTGATAGCTCAGATAACCTGCCAGGTGTCACTGGTATTGGGGAGAAAACAGCCATTACGTTATTAAAAGAATATGGCAGTGTCGAAGGTGTTTATGAACACATCGATGAGATGAAAAAAAGTAAACGTAAAGAAAACTTAATTAACGATAGAGAACAAGCGTTAATGTGTAAACAATTAGCCACAATTAATATTCATACGCCGATTGAAGTGACGGTCGATGAATTAAAGTATGAAGGAAAAGATTTAGAAAAATTAGTCGCCCTTTATAAAGAAATGGATTTTAAAACATTTTTATCAAAATTAGACACTGAAGATTATCATGATGTTAGTGAAGAATTGGAAGACATTAAGTATGAGCTTGTAACGGAACCTACTGCTGAGATGTTTGAAGATGGTATGAGTGTTTATTTAGAAATGTTAGAAGATAATTATCACTTAGCAGATATCATTGGTGTATCATGGGGGAATGAAACGAATCGATATGTCGCGATTGGTGATGATATTTTAAGTCACCAAGCAATGATTGCTTGGTTGGAAGAAGAGAAACTGACAAAACTGACTTATGACGCTAAAGCTTTACTTGTAGCGCTAAACCGTTATGGGATACAAGCTAAAGGTATCCAGTTCGATAGCTTATTAGCGGCTTATTTATTAGATACAAACGACAAGAGTGAGGATTTGGCAGAAGTGGCTTATCACTATAATTATAAAGCCATCGAAACAGATGAAAAAGTCTATGGTAAAGGTGTTAAACGTGGCGTACCTGAAGAGGATGTCTTAACGGCTCACTTAGCGAGAAAAATTGCGACCTTAAATTATTTAGCCCCAGTATTAAAAGCACAATTAGCTGAAAAAAATCAAGAAGAACTGTTTTATGAGATGGAGCTACCGTTATCATTTGTTTTAGCGAAGATGGAAATTCAAGGGATTCGTGTCAATGCGCAAACGTTGATGACTATGCAACAAGAATTTGCAGTGACGTTAGCTGAAATCGAAGCGCGCATTTATGAATTAGCTGGAGAAGAATTTAATATAAATTCACCTAAGCAATTAGGCGTGATTTTGTTTGAAAAAATGCAATTGCCAGTCATTAAGAAAACGAAAACGGGTTATTCAACCGCCGTTGACGTCTTGGAGCAATTAAGAGATCAAGCCCCGATTGTTGATGAAATCCTACATTATCGTCAAATCGCGAAAATTCAATCAACGTATGTAGAAGGGTTATTGAAAGTTATCAATCCTAATGATAATAAAATCCATACGCGATACGTGCAAACCTTGACGCAAACAGGACGCTTAAGTTCAGTTGATCCTAACTTACAAAATATTCCGATTCGTTTAGAAGAAGGGCGAAAAATTCGTCAAGCATTCATTCCGCGTGAAGAAAACTGGGGAATTTTCTCAGCCGATTATTCACAAATTGAACTACGCGTGTTAGCGGATATTTCTCAAGATGAACATTTGCGTCAAGCTTTTATTGAAGATCAAGATATTCACACAAGTACAGCGATGCGTGTCTTTGATATTCAAGATCCAGAAGCAGTTGATGGCAATATTCGTCGTCAAGCTAAAGCGGTAAACTTCGGGGTAGTTTATGGCATTAGTGACTACGGCTTATCACAAAACTTAGGGATTACGCGTAAAGAAGCGAAAGAATTTATTGATACTTACTTTGAAAAATACCCAGGTGTTAAAAGGTACATGAAAGAAATCGTGCGTGAAGCCAAAGAACAAGGTTATGTTGAAACCTTATGGCACCGACGACGTTATTTACCGGACATTAATTCACGCAATTTTAATGTACGGTCATTTGCTGAGCGTACAGCGATTAATACCCCTATCCAAGGTAGTGCCGCTGACATCTTGAAACTAGCGATGATTGAAATTGATCAACGCCTTGCTAAAGAAGATTTACAAGCGACAATGTTACTACAAGTACACGATGAGCTAGTTTTTGAAGCGCCAAAAGAAGAAATCCCAGCACTTGAAGCATTAGTAAAAGACGTCATGGAAAATATTGGAGCCTTTAGTGTCCCATTAAAAGCGGATAGTAGTTATGGCCCAACATGGTACGAAGCGAAGTAA
- the mutM gene encoding DNA-formamidopyrimidine glycosylase: protein MPELPEVEAVRTGLELLVLGKTVAEVDVLWPSIIEAPAVEEFIHQLIGQSIEAMHRRGKFLIFKWTNFDMVSHLRMEGKYEVHQQGEPIAKHTHVIFKFTDGSELRYLDVRKFGRMTLMPKDTALQYKGITKLGPEPTPDVFTLAPFKSSLKRHHKAIKPLLLEQKLVTGLGNIYVDEALFEAKIHPEQPADSLTPTEVVHLYQSIIDVLARAVEAGGTTIRTYKNALGEAGKFQVSLNAYGLTGEPCRRCGTAIIKTKVAQRGTHFCPNCQKIHR, encoded by the coding sequence ATGCCAGAATTACCAGAAGTTGAAGCGGTGAGAACCGGTTTAGAATTATTAGTTTTAGGCAAAACGGTGGCCGAGGTTGACGTATTATGGCCAAGTATTATTGAAGCGCCAGCAGTTGAAGAATTTATTCATCAATTGATAGGCCAATCTATTGAAGCGATGCATCGTCGCGGGAAATTTTTAATTTTTAAGTGGACTAATTTTGATATGGTTTCTCATTTACGCATGGAAGGTAAATATGAAGTTCATCAACAAGGTGAGCCGATTGCCAAACATACCCATGTCATTTTTAAGTTTACCGATGGTTCAGAGTTACGATACTTAGATGTTCGCAAATTTGGACGCATGACGTTAATGCCAAAAGATACGGCGTTACAATATAAAGGTATCACTAAGTTGGGACCGGAGCCGACGCCAGACGTGTTTACCTTAGCTCCTTTTAAATCTAGCTTGAAACGTCATCATAAAGCTATTAAACCATTACTACTAGAGCAAAAGTTAGTGACGGGTTTAGGTAATATTTATGTTGATGAAGCGTTATTTGAAGCGAAAATTCATCCGGAACAACCAGCTGATTCGTTAACACCAACCGAAGTGGTACACTTATATCAAAGTATAATCGACGTGTTAGCACGTGCCGTTGAAGCTGGTGGTACCACGATTCGCACGTATAAAAATGCCTTGGGAGAGGCTGGTAAATTCCAAGTATCATTAAACGCATACGGCTTAACAGGTGAACCATGCCGACGTTGCGGGACAGCGATTATTAAAACGAAAGTCGCTCAACGTGGTACACATTTTTGCCCTAATTGTCAAAAAATTCATCGTTAA